The Bacteroidota bacterium genome has a window encoding:
- the yaiO gene encoding YaiO family outer membrane beta-barrel protein, producing the protein MINERTDIDALFKQAREVSFAGNNLQARRILQRILERKPDYYDVRTFLGRTYAWDRQYDNARTELSRVLIDRENDQDALLALIDVEDWSGNPEVANQYLKLGLSYYPTSEALLMKKARLQIKADDKESAAITLRRILDFNPGNKEAIDLMNSLNTARLNNRVQISYTVDFFDQKTSPWQFISADIGRSFKFGSVIMRGNVAERFGNRGLQYEVESFLRLFKGNYVNAAMAFSTADQVFPGQRYSAEMYQKLPWGFELSGGLRYLEFTDGTTIYTGSLGNYFRDYWIAFRAFITPKPDVVTSENSFFARTSQTLILTMRKYMGDADNFIGLRAGRGDSPDERRVIDATTPRLRSWSGDLEVQRRAFGRWIVRADMGYAYEEIRQDTYQQRITLGLQLRTNF; encoded by the coding sequence GTGATCAACGAGCGTACCGACATTGACGCGCTCTTCAAACAGGCCAGGGAAGTCAGTTTTGCCGGAAACAACCTCCAGGCAAGACGTATCTTACAACGTATCCTGGAACGAAAGCCGGACTATTACGATGTCCGCACCTTTCTCGGTCGCACCTATGCATGGGATCGCCAGTATGACAACGCCCGTACCGAACTCAGCCGGGTTCTGATCGATCGGGAAAATGATCAGGACGCGTTACTGGCCCTGATCGATGTGGAAGACTGGTCGGGTAATCCCGAAGTGGCCAACCAGTACCTGAAGCTCGGCCTCAGCTACTACCCTACATCGGAGGCTTTGCTGATGAAGAAAGCCCGGTTGCAGATCAAGGCCGACGACAAGGAAAGCGCCGCGATCACCCTCCGCCGCATCCTGGATTTCAATCCCGGTAATAAAGAAGCGATCGATCTGATGAACAGTCTGAATACAGCCCGCTTGAACAACCGGGTTCAGATCAGTTACACCGTCGATTTCTTTGACCAGAAGACTTCCCCCTGGCAATTCATCTCGGCGGATATCGGGCGATCCTTCAAGTTCGGATCGGTGATCATGCGCGGAAACGTTGCCGAGCGATTTGGCAATCGTGGCTTGCAATATGAGGTGGAGAGCTTTCTCCGGCTATTCAAAGGGAACTATGTGAATGCCGCGATGGCTTTTTCTACAGCCGATCAGGTATTCCCCGGACAACGTTACTCGGCCGAGATGTACCAAAAGCTACCGTGGGGTTTCGAGCTATCCGGAGGCTTGCGCTATCTGGAATTCACCGATGGTACAACCATCTATACCGGCAGTCTGGGAAATTACTTCCGCGATTATTGGATCGCTTTCCGCGCGTTCATCACACCCAAGCCGGACGTAGTGACCTCCGAGAACAGTTTCTTCGCCAGGACTTCCCAGACCCTCATTCTGACCATGCGTAAATACATGGGCGATGCCGACAACTTCATCGGCTTGCGTGCAGGGCGCGGGGATTCACCTGATGAACGACGGGTGATCGATGCCACGACTCCCCGACTACGTTCCTGGTCCGGTGATCTCGAGGTACAGCGTCGGGCATTCGGGCGATGGATTGTCCGGGCCGACATGGGCTATGCCTACGAGGAGATCCGTCAGGACACCTATCAACAACGTATCACACTGGGACTGCAATTAAGAACCAATTTCTAA
- a CDS encoding CotH kinase family protein, with amino-acid sequence MHRFRQIIALLFLGFVLFSGQVLSQTPAKAPAKVKEDPRVTARRFFEKDTIHTIRIYFPQCNYWDSLTYYKKIYDSLEVSTYMLATVIIDGKKMYSCGVRFKGESSYEFYPGKKKPFRIKFNKFDKKQDYQGIEEINLNNNFKDPTMMREKLYLDLMNKYDLPAPRSSYAKVYLNDKYWGLYTLTEPIDNEFLKSRFRNEDGNLYQGEPVASMAFLGNDPTKYWNRYVKKNNLKQNDWTDLVKLIKLINDSTLSDAAYATQLDGILDTDKMLRAWAINNLIGNIDAYNIFYPHNYFIYHDSLDGRWKWISLDGNYAFAAWNPIMNLPQLQRMSVMVPDSTPYRDPRPLMERTIGKNSFYQKRYLNILKELVNSDFLPERMNAKIDSLSLRIRVSVYADLNKMYSNADFDTNLESTLGDPLDPGNFIPGLKAYVAERRRFIEAEIEELERKFR; translated from the coding sequence ATGCATCGATTCCGGCAAATAATCGCGCTTCTTTTTCTCGGTTTCGTCCTTTTCTCCGGACAAGTCCTTTCGCAGACACCTGCAAAAGCTCCCGCGAAGGTGAAGGAAGATCCGCGTGTAACAGCCCGCAGGTTCTTTGAGAAAGACACGATACACACCATTCGGATCTACTTCCCTCAGTGCAACTATTGGGATTCGCTGACCTATTACAAGAAGATCTACGACTCGCTGGAAGTTTCAACCTATATGTTGGCCACGGTCATCATCGACGGTAAAAAGATGTATTCCTGCGGTGTGCGATTCAAGGGCGAGTCCTCTTATGAATTCTATCCGGGTAAGAAAAAGCCCTTTCGAATCAAGTTTAACAAATTCGATAAAAAGCAAGATTATCAGGGAATTGAGGAGATTAACTTAAACAACAACTTCAAGGATCCAACCATGATGCGGGAGAAGTTGTACCTCGACCTGATGAACAAATATGACCTGCCGGCACCTCGCTCCTCTTATGCCAAGGTTTACCTGAACGACAAATACTGGGGACTGTACACCCTGACGGAACCGATCGATAACGAGTTCCTGAAAAGCCGGTTCCGCAATGAGGATGGCAACCTGTATCAGGGCGAACCGGTGGCCAGTATGGCATTTCTGGGTAATGATCCGACCAAATACTGGAACCGGTACGTCAAGAAGAACAATCTGAAGCAGAATGACTGGACCGACCTGGTCAAGCTCATTAAACTGATCAACGACTCCACCCTCTCGGATGCGGCCTATGCCACTCAGTTGGACGGGATCCTGGATACGGATAAGATGCTGCGCGCCTGGGCCATCAATAACCTTATCGGGAATATTGATGCCTATAACATCTTTTATCCGCACAACTACTTCATTTACCACGACAGCCTGGATGGACGTTGGAAATGGATCAGTCTGGATGGCAACTATGCCTTTGCCGCCTGGAACCCGATCATGAACCTGCCCCAACTCCAGCGTATGAGCGTCATGGTACCGGATTCGACCCCCTACCGGGATCCTCGTCCGCTGATGGAGCGTACGATCGGAAAGAACAGCTTCTATCAAAAACGCTACCTGAACATCCTGAAAGAACTGGTGAATTCCGATTTTCTTCCGGAACGGATGAACGCGAAAATCGACAGCTTATCGCTCCGGATCCGGGTTTCGGTCTATGCCGACCTGAACAAGATGTACTCAAATGCGGACTTCGACACCAACCTGGAATCGACCCTTGGCGATCCGTTGGACCCGGGTAATTTCATTCCCGGCTTGAAGGCCTACGTTGCCGAGCGCCGACGGTTCATCGAAGCGGAAATCGAGGAGTTGGAACGAAAATTCCGTTAA
- a CDS encoding HEAT repeat domain-containing protein translates to MNRLLQINWTDLQYSADEFSREVYTFPLHIRILIGITLTFVVVVIVLLAVILGSRIHKTRRARTREELRRKYQPVFMELLFGSDEPFSEQDPKRLFDPLDLQTPFHQEILLEETIHLHENFSGETAARLEHLFVKLGFHEVSKRRLREKRWDKVAKGMRELSLMNVREAEPLISPFLKSKNDILRKEARVALVNLSVKDHLSFLSRETEPLTDWDQAVIYSMMSKMPELSIPDFSAWLDSKNPTVVEFCISMIGAFRQQESLPILIRLLNDPVEKRKLLAIRALRELGAAAAEQPLLDLYPSANSEMRREILRTLEVIGSERSLQPIHQLLLQPVSDLPLAIQAVRSLLATGPRGVQLVEQLSVHGDPKIQQVIRHARDKRL, encoded by the coding sequence GTGAACCGTCTTCTTCAAATCAACTGGACCGACCTGCAGTACTCCGCCGACGAGTTCAGCCGGGAAGTATACACCTTCCCGCTGCACATCCGGATACTGATCGGTATCACCCTTACGTTTGTCGTAGTAGTCATCGTGCTGCTGGCCGTTATTCTGGGAAGTCGTATCCACAAGACACGTCGCGCCAGAACCCGGGAGGAGTTACGCAGAAAGTACCAGCCGGTTTTCATGGAACTCCTGTTCGGCAGTGACGAACCGTTTTCCGAACAGGATCCGAAACGATTGTTCGATCCGCTCGACCTTCAGACTCCTTTCCATCAGGAGATCCTGCTGGAAGAGACCATCCATTTGCATGAGAATTTCTCCGGCGAAACCGCCGCGCGCTTAGAACATCTGTTTGTGAAGTTGGGCTTCCACGAAGTATCGAAGCGTCGGTTGCGCGAGAAGCGCTGGGACAAAGTCGCCAAAGGCATGCGCGAACTCTCGCTCATGAATGTCCGTGAAGCGGAGCCCCTGATCAGTCCGTTCCTCAAAAGCAAGAACGATATTCTCCGGAAAGAAGCCAGGGTGGCGCTCGTCAACCTGTCGGTCAAGGATCACTTGTCGTTCCTTTCGCGGGAGACCGAGCCGCTGACCGACTGGGACCAGGCGGTGATCTATTCCATGATGAGCAAAATGCCGGAGCTTTCCATTCCCGACTTCTCCGCCTGGCTGGATTCCAAGAACCCGACCGTAGTCGAGTTCTGCATCAGTATGATCGGCGCGTTTCGGCAGCAGGAATCGTTGCCGATCCTGATTCGTCTCCTGAACGATCCGGTGGAGAAACGCAAGCTGCTGGCGATCCGGGCGCTACGCGAACTGGGAGCAGCAGCTGCGGAGCAACCCCTGCTCGACCTCTACCCTTCCGCCAACAGCGAGATGCGCCGGGAGATCCTGCGTACCCTCGAAGTGATCGGAAGCGAGCGTAGTCTCCAGCCGATCCACCAACTCCTTTTGCAGCCGGTCAGCGACCTGCCCTTGGCCATCCAGGCCGTACGCTCCCTCCTGGCCACCGGCCCGCGCGGCGTACAACTTGTCGAACAACTTTCCGTGCACGGCGATCCCAAGATCCAACAGGTGATCCGTCACGCCAGAGATAAACGCCTCTGA
- a CDS encoding glycosyltransferase family 2 protein, producing MGYFFYYFTKFADHFILIYSGLLFATYFTLSALSAREIMGYIRRNSFIDYRDILTAPSAPAVSIVAPAYNESKTIVENVRSLLNIHYVNFEVIIVNDGSKDDTLQLMIDAYELEPVPYAFDETLHHKPIRAVYKSRIPSLSKLTVVDKVNGGKADALNAGINVSRFDYFAAIDVDCILEYESLLKMVKPFMDATPDETVIAVGGVVRIANSCEVTEGKITEVNLPHQMIPRVQVLEYIRAFLLGRMAWSRLNGLILISGAFGMFDTRIVKSVGGYTHRTVGEDMELVIRMRRHMEEKKRKYKVVYLPDPLCWTEAPSSFKVLGKQRNRWTRGSAETLWIHRKLIFNPRYNFLGMISMPFWFLFEWLAPIVETTAFLYLIMMAFLGILNVELFITLFLLIYAFAIMYSTAAILFEELSFHQYKKKRDIIRLLGTAFIEPIIIHPLTVYYAIRGNLDLMTGVRNWGEMKRTGFARKK from the coding sequence ATGGGATATTTCTTCTATTACTTCACCAAGTTCGCGGATCACTTCATCCTCATCTACAGCGGATTGTTGTTTGCCACGTACTTCACCCTTTCGGCGCTTTCCGCCCGGGAGATCATGGGGTACATCCGCCGCAACAGCTTCATCGACTACCGGGATATCCTGACCGCGCCTTCGGCTCCGGCCGTTTCGATCGTCGCTCCCGCTTACAACGAATCGAAGACCATCGTCGAGAACGTCCGCTCGCTATTGAACATCCACTATGTCAATTTCGAGGTGATCATTGTAAACGACGGCAGTAAGGACGACACCTTGCAGTTGATGATCGATGCGTATGAACTGGAGCCGGTTCCATACGCCTTCGATGAAACCCTCCACCACAAACCGATTCGCGCGGTTTACAAATCGCGGATCCCTTCCCTCAGCAAGCTTACGGTCGTCGACAAGGTAAACGGCGGCAAGGCAGACGCGCTCAACGCGGGCATCAACGTCTCCCGATTCGACTACTTCGCGGCCATCGACGTCGACTGCATCCTTGAATACGAGTCATTGCTGAAGATGGTCAAACCCTTCATGGACGCGACACCCGATGAGACGGTCATTGCCGTCGGCGGCGTGGTGCGCATCGCCAACTCGTGCGAAGTGACCGAAGGCAAGATCACGGAAGTCAACCTGCCTCACCAAATGATCCCGCGTGTACAGGTGCTCGAGTACATCCGGGCATTCCTCCTTGGGCGTATGGCCTGGAGCCGGTTGAACGGTCTCATCCTGATCTCCGGGGCGTTCGGGATGTTCGACACCCGGATAGTCAAATCCGTAGGCGGTTACACGCACCGTACGGTGGGCGAGGATATGGAGTTGGTCATCCGTATGCGCCGTCATATGGAGGAAAAGAAACGGAAGTACAAAGTGGTCTATCTGCCGGACCCACTCTGCTGGACCGAGGCGCCCTCCAGTTTCAAAGTGTTGGGGAAACAGCGAAACCGCTGGACCCGGGGCAGTGCGGAGACCCTTTGGATCCATCGCAAACTCATCTTCAATCCCCGGTACAATTTTCTCGGGATGATCAGTATGCCGTTCTGGTTCCTCTTTGAATGGCTGGCGCCGATCGTTGAAACCACGGCCTTCCTGTACCTGATCATGATGGCCTTCCTGGGTATCCTGAACGTCGAGTTGTTCATCACCCTTTTTCTCCTCATCTACGCATTCGCGATCATGTACTCGACCGCGGCAATCCTGTTCGAGGAATTGTCGTTTCACCAGTATAAGAAGAAGCGAGACATCATCCGACTCTTGGGTACCGCGTTCATCGAACCCATTATCATCCATCCCCTGACCGTTTATTACGCGATCCGGGGAAACCTGGACCTCATGACCGGGGTCCGGAACTGGGGCGAAATGAAACGGACGGGCTTTGCCAGGAAAAAATAG
- a CDS encoding sigma-54-dependent Fis family transcriptional regulator has product MTRIFVVEDDQFIGNLIKKALEKMDNVDVTHFLTPEECLQQLHLNPDIVTIDYLLPGMNGLELMAKIKNYNADIHCIMVSGQDKLDVVIETYRQGAVDYIIKNDNAIVNLENSVRNLVKTVGLRQENESLKDLVIDRNKYNTILGNSGSVMRVLRLIQKVEKSNIMVLVTGQSGTGKELVAKSIHYNSPRARKPFVTVNMGAIPADLIESELFGHEKGAFTDARERRIGKFEEANEGTIFLDEIGEMDLLMQTKLLRVLQEKEVTRIGSNKSIKLDVRVVAATNRNLAHEVKEGKFREDLYYRLQGFLIHLPPLLERGDDVVLLSKTFLNDFCKDNKLGPITLTKEAAKVLMEYKWPGNIRELKAVIERAAIMSENATIQPEDLIFAQ; this is encoded by the coding sequence ATCACCCGCATATTCGTAGTTGAAGACGATCAGTTCATCGGGAACCTGATCAAAAAGGCGCTGGAGAAGATGGACAATGTCGATGTCACGCATTTCCTGACCCCGGAAGAGTGCCTGCAGCAACTCCACCTCAACCCGGATATCGTCACCATCGACTACCTGCTTCCCGGCATGAACGGATTGGAGTTGATGGCGAAGATTAAAAATTACAATGCTGACATCCATTGCATCATGGTTTCCGGCCAGGACAAACTGGATGTGGTCATTGAGACCTACCGTCAGGGCGCGGTCGATTACATCATCAAGAACGACAATGCGATCGTCAACCTGGAGAATTCCGTCCGCAACCTCGTGAAGACCGTAGGCCTTCGTCAGGAGAATGAAAGCCTGAAAGACCTGGTCATCGACCGGAATAAGTATAACACCATACTCGGCAACAGCGGTTCCGTGATGCGCGTCCTTCGCCTCATCCAGAAGGTCGAGAAGAGCAACATCATGGTACTGGTAACCGGACAGAGTGGAACCGGAAAGGAACTCGTCGCGAAGTCGATTCACTACAATTCCCCACGGGCCCGGAAGCCATTCGTCACGGTCAACATGGGAGCCATCCCGGCCGACCTGATCGAAAGCGAACTCTTTGGTCACGAGAAAGGCGCGTTCACGGATGCCCGTGAGCGACGTATCGGGAAATTCGAAGAAGCCAACGAAGGCACGATCTTCCTGGACGAGATCGGCGAAATGGATCTGCTCATGCAGACCAAGCTGCTGCGTGTATTGCAGGAGAAAGAAGTCACCCGCATCGGAAGCAACAAATCCATCAAGCTGGATGTCCGCGTAGTAGCAGCCACCAACCGGAACCTTGCACACGAAGTGAAGGAAGGCAAGTTCCGCGAAGACCTTTACTACCGTCTTCAGGGTTTTCTCATCCACCTTCCTCCCCTGCTGGAACGCGGTGATGACGTGGTATTGCTCTCGAAGACCTTCCTGAACGATTTCTGTAAGGATAACAAGCTGGGACCAATCACACTCACGAAAGAAGCCGCGAAAGTCCTGATGGAATACAAGTGGCCTGGAAACATCCGCGAGTTGAAAGCCGTCATCGAACGAGCGGCGATCATGTCGGAGAATGCCACGATCCAGCCCGAAGACCTCATTTTCGCTCAATAA
- a CDS encoding T9SS type A sorting domain-containing protein, producing the protein MLQRTGFKRRILRVLLGCMTLLCHQDASAIIKTSLMSGNWSNPAIWLPTGVPTAADDVQILTTNTVTLDNNFTVNRVTVMDGGTLTFNSGMRLTMTGNFTVNGTCTMNRGDITLSSPGLQFNLGPSSQFTWDPGTNDAVNATLFIRGTENFDPGSVLIIKRWYNYSIPLGGMVSCNFGNLTINTPGPTAGTIAEWNQSNWFQTRRVLGTLTIDQGWITLDKSGNIGTTSFGSIVLTSVNSTFYGHSGTHPGAFTIQTGSLTNNGGNFFVLQNGNGDAALQVSGNVFNIGNIKIINNSGVAGVSNGNAQLIVNGSFTQNTGDTRIIYNIATTNSGTYTARFGNLILNGGIFFGQTGVHTAGGTNRLDVTGQFTIQFAVSTDKFRGSSLSSIGVAMNNAAFEMTVGGNMSINGPSAAEFTSSAASGNEQVQLNGNLTVAGLTSSFNFGTSASAHTVNLTVSGAVTISGGVLFLSRNNGPVTSSLGSLAISGGQLNVKGGTGTGVVDINGNYTHSGGWFQLHNNSGAGTNDAVRVTVAGAFNHSSGTIQFENYGMPTGVIHRLILKGSTADFSGNGIMTSASPGTGSDFGVLSFERTGTITYRKTGNVYSIQQVLQEIATGCTLRLSAGPLLISSQMETGVYALTIGVNATLDAGNQQISSNGLQPYASVFLDSAAVLRTSKSAGLYDHGNNGTLDATNNLSFKLHPYSIVEYNGSSSQDLTGYSASRTLTTDQYYGILRIGLTSGASARAKYDFIPVRTRLELVSGSIDLDGKELQLMSGDSQAITRTAGGIISDDHSGSGSGRVVMKGIQSGPHLFPFIDENGSYLPVILQPTSGFGADVTISSNHTAQDNRPFPSGLSTVAVTTDLIAGLSTDNLIDRWWEITASGLTANVSFSYSALENTLPIDLRLSYLGVVRWTGSGWTQPAGSGLGVTLGTGMVTMSNVSTFGIFGLSANNLALPIELVSFEAKAKATEVEITWTTAAEVNNDYFTIERSKDGIEFEAIQQIDGAGNSTNILHYGVVDKTPKSGTSYYRLRQTDFDGRFTYSEIRAVNVTGDPPGPGIRIEQAGPNPFNELFRVFYAVNDATEIQVMLIDPAGKPVLNDKVLATPGSNTYEFRYGSGLPSGTYIFHLTDGTERSSVKLIKK; encoded by the coding sequence ATGTTACAACGCACCGGTTTCAAACGTCGCATACTCCGAGTCCTACTCGGCTGTATGACGCTGCTTTGTCACCAGGATGCGTCAGCCATCATCAAGACCAGTCTTATGAGCGGCAACTGGAGCAACCCCGCCATCTGGCTTCCAACCGGCGTTCCGACTGCAGCGGATGACGTCCAGATCCTGACCACCAATACGGTAACGTTGGACAACAACTTCACCGTGAACAGGGTTACCGTCATGGATGGCGGCACGCTCACCTTTAACAGCGGAATGCGGTTGACCATGACGGGCAACTTCACCGTGAATGGCACGTGCACGATGAACCGGGGAGACATCACCCTGTCCTCTCCCGGACTTCAGTTCAATCTTGGGCCGTCCTCCCAGTTTACCTGGGATCCAGGAACCAACGACGCGGTAAATGCAACGCTTTTCATTCGTGGTACAGAAAACTTCGACCCGGGATCAGTACTGATCATTAAGCGCTGGTATAACTATTCCATCCCGCTGGGCGGAATGGTGAGTTGCAACTTCGGCAACCTGACCATCAATACGCCTGGTCCTACAGCCGGCACCATCGCCGAGTGGAACCAGAGCAATTGGTTTCAAACCCGACGCGTTCTTGGCACCTTGACAATCGACCAGGGCTGGATCACACTTGACAAATCCGGCAATATTGGTACGACTTCGTTCGGTTCCATTGTCCTTACATCGGTCAATTCCACGTTTTATGGACACAGTGGTACACATCCCGGGGCCTTTACCATTCAGACCGGCAGCCTGACCAACAACGGCGGCAACTTCTTTGTCCTGCAAAACGGAAACGGTGATGCCGCTCTGCAAGTCAGCGGGAATGTATTCAACATCGGGAATATCAAAATCATTAACAATTCGGGAGTAGCCGGCGTCAGCAATGGCAATGCTCAATTGATCGTAAACGGTTCTTTCACCCAGAATACCGGTGACACACGAATCATCTACAATATCGCCACCACCAACTCCGGCACCTACACCGCGCGGTTCGGGAACCTGATTCTGAATGGAGGAATTTTCTTCGGACAAACGGGCGTGCACACTGCAGGTGGCACGAACCGGCTGGATGTGACGGGACAATTCACCATCCAGTTCGCGGTATCGACGGATAAATTCAGAGGAAGTTCGCTCTCTTCGATTGGCGTCGCCATGAATAACGCAGCATTTGAGATGACGGTGGGTGGTAACATGAGTATCAACGGACCATCGGCAGCGGAGTTCACGAGTAGCGCAGCGTCAGGAAACGAACAGGTTCAACTCAACGGAAATCTCACCGTAGCAGGTCTGACATCGAGCTTCAACTTCGGCACTTCGGCTTCGGCGCATACGGTGAATCTCACCGTGTCGGGCGCTGTGACTATCAGCGGCGGTGTACTGTTCCTCTCCAGAAATAACGGTCCGGTCACTTCCAGCCTTGGAAGCCTTGCCATCAGCGGAGGACAATTGAATGTCAAAGGAGGAACCGGAACCGGAGTGGTCGACATCAACGGAAACTACACGCATTCCGGCGGGTGGTTCCAGCTACATAACAATTCCGGTGCAGGAACCAACGATGCCGTACGCGTAACCGTAGCCGGCGCATTCAATCACTCCTCCGGCACCATACAGTTTGAGAATTACGGTATGCCGACCGGCGTCATTCACCGGCTCATACTCAAAGGATCAACGGCGGACTTTTCCGGGAATGGAATCATGACGAGCGCTTCACCGGGAACGGGCAGCGACTTCGGAGTATTATCATTTGAACGAACCGGCACGATCACTTACCGGAAGACCGGAAATGTGTACTCCATTCAGCAAGTTCTGCAGGAAATCGCAACCGGCTGCACTCTCCGATTATCTGCAGGCCCTCTCCTTATCAGCAGCCAGATGGAAACCGGCGTCTATGCCTTGACAATCGGGGTGAATGCGACCCTGGATGCAGGTAACCAACAGATCAGCAGCAACGGGCTCCAGCCCTACGCTTCGGTATTTCTTGATTCAGCTGCCGTCCTGCGAACATCGAAATCGGCCGGGCTGTACGACCACGGCAATAATGGTACGCTGGACGCGACCAATAATCTGAGTTTCAAGTTGCATCCGTATAGTATAGTCGAATACAATGGCAGCTCCTCACAAGACCTTACAGGGTATTCTGCTTCGCGCACATTAACTACCGATCAATATTACGGCATATTGCGAATCGGGCTCACCTCCGGCGCTTCCGCCAGGGCGAAGTACGACTTCATTCCGGTCAGAACACGCCTGGAACTCGTGAGCGGATCCATTGATCTGGATGGCAAGGAACTTCAATTGATGAGTGGAGACAGCCAGGCCATCACACGAACCGCAGGCGGAATCATCTCCGACGACCACTCCGGCAGCGGTTCCGGCCGGGTTGTGATGAAAGGCATTCAATCGGGGCCTCATCTCTTTCCATTCATCGATGAAAACGGGAGCTACTTACCGGTTATCCTACAACCAACGTCCGGCTTCGGCGCGGATGTGACGATCTCTTCCAATCATACGGCACAGGATAACCGGCCATTCCCCAGTGGACTCTCTACCGTGGCCGTCACAACCGATTTGATTGCCGGCCTATCGACCGATAATCTCATCGACCGGTGGTGGGAGATCACTGCCAGTGGTCTGACGGCGAATGTCTCCTTCTCCTACTCCGCACTTGAGAACACGTTACCGATTGATCTCCGACTATCGTATTTAGGCGTCGTTCGCTGGACCGGTAGCGGTTGGACCCAACCGGCGGGAAGCGGATTGGGCGTGACATTGGGTACCGGTATGGTGACCATGAGCAATGTCAGCACCTTCGGGATATTCGGATTATCGGCGAACAACCTGGCATTGCCCATTGAACTGGTCTCCTTCGAGGCAAAGGCGAAAGCTACGGAAGTAGAAATCACCTGGACAACAGCAGCCGAAGTGAACAACGACTACTTCACCATCGAACGCAGCAAGGACGGCATCGAGTTCGAAGCGATTCAACAAATTGATGGTGCAGGAAACAGTACCAATATTCTGCATTATGGAGTGGTCGACAAAACGCCGAAGTCCGGCACCTCCTATTACCGTCTACGGCAGACAGATTTTGATGGCCGATTCACTTACTCGGAGATCCGGGCAGTCAACGTGACCGGAGATCCTCCGGGGCCGGGCATCCGCATTGAACAAGCCGGACCGAATCCGTTTAATGAACTCTTCCGGGTATTCTACGCAGTCAACGATGCAACCGAAATACAAGTCATGCTCATTGACCCCGCCGGAAAACCGGTGCTGAATGATAAAGTCCTTGCCACTCCAGGCTCAAACACCTATGAGTTCCGTTATGGTTCAGGCTTGCCCAGTGGCACCTATATTTTCCACCTGACCGATGGAACTGAAAGAAGCAGCGTAAAACTCATTAAAAAATAA